In the genome of Populus trichocarpa isolate Nisqually-1 chromosome 10, P.trichocarpa_v4.1, whole genome shotgun sequence, the window GCTGAAATCATTCCAGTATAGATTGCTGGTTAGtcaaaaaaaagatcaaagtgcTTCTCGATACTTAATATTATATGCTGTGCTGGATATTCAACATTTCTATAGTGGTTACATTCATGAAAGAACAAAAGGATAATagattttcaaccaaaaaaaaggataatagaTTTATAACGAAGCCAAACGAGTAGTTTTATTTATAACCTGCCAGTGACTTCTTGCAGCATGTTCAAGTGAAGGGAAGAAGCCGAGAATTCACTCTTAGGCCGGTCACCCATATAGACGATATATGACTGCATATGAACAATGTCAAAGGCGAAAATTTAACCTAGTTAGTTAGACTACCTGACAAAATCGAGACAGAAAAAAAGTTTAGcgaaagaaattgaaaggttATGGAAGAAATCTAATTTCGAGCTCTTTTCATGGCATAGAACCGAAGCATCAAAAGACCACCCAAATCAAGGATCAATGATAACTTCGTCATGATATGGCAGTGCCCATTTTCGGATTTCATGaccaatcaattaaaataaaacatagagAAACATGCCTTTCGATCATCTTGAGAATGAGAAGCCGTGCTGCTACTGAGGGGAGGACAAGTGATGATCAGGCTGCTGAGTAGGAGAAGGAAGAAAGGATACTGAGATATTTTGCTTGCCATCATCAATTAAGACGCATTATACAAGTATTTTTGTTAGAACAGGTTTTTATGCTAGAAAAGCATGACAGTAACCTAttcttataatataattgaaagtgtaatagcggttgttttttaaagtatttttttgttaggaaataaattaaaataatatttttttatttttaaaaattatttttgacattagcacaatttaaaatgtcaaaaaaaaattaatttgaagtaaagaaaaaaataaaataaaaactcaaatttttttcaaaaatatttttaaaacacaaaaataaataaacaggtTCTTAAACTATTAATgcactaatttatttatttattacttttaatatttgtcTCGTTTTTTATCTCCTCTGCGTGTTAGCTAGTAAAAGATGATGATTGGAATGTTCATGCATTAACCCCACCAAGTGATTCTTAGACTCTTCCTGCACTAATTTTTCGACTTAATTATTCATATTTCAATCCCAATTAATGGTTGACCTCTAGGATATTTTGTTGGAGTTTGACCGCTGGTATTTTAAAAGGTTTgtgcattatatttttaaaaggatgAGAACTTCCACCAAATAAGACccggaaaaaaatattttttgataggAAGACTCGTAAAATATTAGTGCAAGCGCATGACAAATTCTATCCGCGGCACTCAAACTGCCATTGGCATGAAGTATTCAAAGCTGAGCTTCCTAAGAAATTTCACCTCTATTTAATATTGTTTGATGTGACAAACATTGTGAAGTTTCGATTTATTAAAGAACTGGTAATTAAAACTCCATGAGCTACGAAGGGACGCACGGGACAGGTGATGGGCTCATCCCAACTTAACTACAGGGGACAAGGGTTAGCATTGGTACCGTATGCCAAGCTGTGATGATTATCTTTAtaaatttccttttgttttgcatgaatgtcaattttttttttttctgagacCGAATAATTATACTTGGTTTTGATATTGAAAGCTGTTTGAGATTCTGTTTTCGggtagttgtttttaaaatattttttatttaaaaatatattaaaataatattttttatttttaaaaattatttttaacatcaacacattaaaatatctgaaaacatcaaaaaaatattaattaaaaattaaaaaaaaattcaaaaatatttttataacacaaaaacaaaccatcataaatataaaacaagagTGTCTtactttaaaaatgttaatgatGATCGCCGTTAAATGTATGTTCTCCCACTAGCCTGAGTAAATTCAGAAATTGAAAGCTTGAGTCTTGACCACTTCTTAGTTGATTGAGTCTTGGCAAACTCAAGTATTGGTTAAAACCTCGTTACACTCCGGTATGGTTACAACCAAGCATCCAAGTATTGTGTAAGAAAATTGAGAATCGATGGAGGAAGGGTGAGAATCAAGGAGAAGAACAATGCCCCATGGTTACCGACAACGAAAAGGGTTTTGAAAGTCAAGGAGATGAAGCAGTTGTAGTAAAATAATTCCTTAATAGATATGAGTGGGTAgttgtttattattaaatttattgggtTATAATAAAAGTCTATAATAGATATGAGTTGTTTATAGTTTGTAAGAAGATTAGACTTGtattttgttattgaatttattggGCCTATAATAGATATGAGCTGGCTATAGTTTGTAAGAAGAAGATTGGtttgtcattaattttatatatatatatatatatatatatatatatatatatatatatatatatatattggttaaCTTGAGATGATCTTTCTAAACTCAATTGACCACCCTCctgaattataatttaattgggttttaaaactatgttgATAGTAAAATGTAATATTGATTCATTACTTGgctatatttatataattaatatggcATTGAAAATTTGGTGGTTGTAAttggaatttgaatttgaattcaatGGAAACTTACAAAAATGTAGTCGAGGGCAATGGAGTATAATCGAGGTGACTTGTTGGTGAGTCGGGGTGTGAGTCAGATAGGTGGGAGGCATGTTTGAATgataaaacaagttgaaaaaagCGAGAGCAAGGATTTGTGGCCTCATAGGCAAAACTACGTGGGTATTAGGAGGGCAGAGGTTCCTATATTTCctgttttctttatctttattttcaagTACCGATTTAATCTGATGTTGAAGTTCAAAAGTTGTTGTGTTTAATAACATCTCTTTGCCAAGTTACATATTTAATCTGAATGATAAACGTTCATAGAGAgaggtattttgttttttttttttttttatgttgtgatAAAGGCTAAGCTCTGGTTAAAAGTGCTAAAAGTTATTTCAAGGGCAGATTCTATCAGCTAATTAATTCGAGAGGAAGCCCGAACCTATCATTCGAGCCTTTGGTATCATTAAGAAATCCACTGCTAAGgtctttcttttatcttgatTGATTTCTTTAGTGATTTCTTCGTGTCTTTCTGCCTTTTCaactgctaattaattagcttaaacttttttttttttttgtgtgaaccAGAGTATCTCAGGCTTCGCCAAGACTAATCCCCGCCCCGGATGGCAAGGGCTTCCCAAGAGACCGGCTGCAGACGAAGAGAGGGGTCGAACCCCAGACCTCGTAAGCGACGAGAGCGCGCCTAACCGCTCCGCCAGGACCTCTTGGATAATTAGCTCATACTTTTAAGAAACCTCAACATTTATCCCttgtttgaaattttcattctgacttcaatatttttagttgcttgcattatttaaattaaatcttaatgCAATTTCATATTAACATATGTGCATATCTTGCTAATTTTAcgactattttatttttaggattatgatttgtcaATCTGAGTGTATTAGtttattgatgatttgttttagtgGAGATTATATTGGCCTAGATTAAAAATATCAcagatgatttattattattttttattattaacataggtTTTGGACCAGTTTGCgcatatctcgactaatcccacaggtcctgaagttaacgtccatataaatctttaatggccctgagatttgtgggatTCGAATTAGTGATTTCTAGAAAACAAACCTAGAGTCTGATCAATTGAGTTAATCCCTTAAAGTTATAGATGATTTATTCTATGCAGGTGAATATAAAGTAATGGCTTGGACCATCCATAGTGAAGAGCGATCATTTTCCAGGTGGTTGAAAATAGAAATCACAGGGTTCCCTAATCATCTAtgaaaaaaaccccaaaatgaTTTCTGGAAATATCACAGGAGGTAAAACATGACCAGTCATATCTTTTAAGATAATTTGAACCCATCATATAAGGTAATAATTGGTTGCCTTATATAGcagcatttttttattaaaaaaaaaattgtatatagCATAGAATCTGTCTTTCGTTGCTCATAAATTgtagataaataaaatgaaccaaagaaaagtaacaaaatcaacaagaatCTAATGTGCCAGATAGCGTCACACATAATATACTAATAAATGGATTgcaaggtaattaattaattaattataaatgtgcCCAACAACTGCACATGATAAATTAAGGAGGTTCATCGAAGAAAGAAAGGATATCGAGGAAGTGTAAGTCAAGACTCGAGAAATTTTGAAGCACAAgggaaatggaagaaaataaaattttgtggCTGGCCTTGACCCTTTACATGATCGCTGCACCCGTTTATTGTCGATATCACTCTCAAAGCGTGCCATATGTATCCCTGCGGAAGAAAGTTAGCAAGCTCCACTTCTTTTTCCATGACAGAATTAGCGGCAAAAATCCTACTTCTGTCCTTATAGCACGTCCTAACATCACCAAGGAGGATAAGTCACCAGCGCTGCCATTCGGCAGCTTATTTGCCGTTTATGATCCGTTAACAGTAGGTCCTGAACCGACATCTGAGGTCATTGGTCATGCAGAGGGGCTCTATGTATCATCCAGCCAAGATGTCTTGACACTAGTAACATATCTTGACTTCGGTTTTACCTCAGGCAGGTTTAATGGGAGCTCTTTAAGCTTGTTTTCGAGAAATGCAGTAACAGAGAAGGAACGTGAAGTTGCTGTTGTTGGAGGGAGAGGAAAGTTCAGGATGGCTACAGGGTTTGCTCGGCTTAAGACCCGCTTCACAAATGAAACTGCTAGCGGTACCGTTGTAGAGTGTCGTGCGACTGTGGTTCATCACTAAACACAGAATGGCCCTCGGGCCCTTGGCAACCAGCTAGAAGTCcattaataaatattagtaaaataaatagtcctttttttttcttaaatgagaATCCATTTTCATTTCGTAATTAAACCCATCCAATCTAACAAGTTGATTCCAAAAATTCACAATCCAGAATATAATATGGAtcagattttaaattgaaaaaaaaaagatctgatAAAGGTCGCTTATGCAGCTGAATCTTTAATGACTCGACAGCTAggacaactttaaaaaaaattaaaagcaaatatatttttattaaatcatttgATTCGAGTTCGACCC includes:
- the LOC7458112 gene encoding dirigent protein 4 — protein: MEENKILWLALTLYMIAAPVYCRYHSQSVPYVSLRKKVSKLHFFFHDRISGKNPTSVLIARPNITKEDKSPALPFGSLFAVYDPLTVGPEPTSEVIGHAEGLYVSSSQDVLTLVTYLDFGFTSGRFNGSSLSLFSRNAVTEKEREVAVVGGRGKFRMATGFARLKTRFTNETASGTVVECRATVVHH